The sequence below is a genomic window from Setaria italica strain Yugu1 chromosome IV, Setaria_italica_v2.0, whole genome shotgun sequence.
ggcagctttgagaaactttgaagattcagctaaacaaagtactcgagaagcactaaactactcgacgaggatctgaaaagtactcgaagactgctgcattagactatgaagcactcgggggcttgttcGGGATAGAACCCCATTAcccgcaagaaaggaagaagacggattcctactaggattcctctgtaatcctactaggactcgtaGAActtctaccttgtaaccgactagtaattccgccccttggagtatataaaggagggtaggggtccctagatcagtaagtcaagacctcatagaaccaatagaggaccaaatcctcaataccaaacaacactcaAGCGCaaggcacaatatacaacaccccaaacaagatgtagggtattatgctactccgCCACCGCGTCTCACCGCCCCCAcgaccgccacctccgccgggccgGCCTCTCGCCGCCGATCCTCCCTCTTAGGCCGCCGGTGGGTTCCCAAACCTGACAACTTTGAAACTCTAACCTTGGAAACCTCGAAACCCTAACCCTCGAACCCCCTAATCTCGCTGGAGCTGCTCGCTGGAGCTCAAATCCGGGTGAGGAAAAAATTGAGTGAGGGAAGGCCATATTTCACTTGGGTGAGATTTAGCTTTTCCAGTTCAGAAATCTGAAACTTTAACAAAAATCAAATTTTGCATAAAAAATCTTTTCTTCCGATCTGCCTTCAGTGTAAAAACTGGACCATTTGGTCGTGAGGCGAGAGTTATACTCCTTTATGAGTTCCGAAACCAATCACACTGAACTCTCAATCCGGTTCCTGAAAGACAACCAACCACTAGCTGAATCATTTCACATTTTCACCTGTGATGCGATTTAACGGCGACGAACTGACAGCTGACGTGGCGTGTAAAACATGATGAGCTTTGAGCACCATTGTCAACACATGGTTTTCACCTTTTCACTATACAGGCATACGGCTTTCTGGCCGGATAAGATCTTACCAGCGCCAGAAAAGTAAATACACCCATCCAATAGAAATTCAGATAAATGAAAAAGCCGACTTCTACATGAAAGTACCATGAAAATACTTTTTCCCCATCTGATAAAGAAACAAATCGCAATAATAACTCTGGATAAAAAAAAGCTGGTGAAAAAATCAAGGCCGGCCGGTAGCTGTAGCTAGACTAGAAATAGCCCCAGGTCAAGGTAGCCGAGAGGGAGACGAGCACGCGTAGCAGTAGTAAAGAGGCGAGTAAATGCCACCCCCTCCTCTCACCAAACCAAGCCAATTCATTCGCCTGCCTCTCTCCTCTCGGCTCGGCCGCTGCTCTGCTCCCGTGCGTGTTTCTTGGGACTACGACCTGCTGGCCCTGGGCTAGTCTCCACTGCTCCCCGAGCAGAGCGACGAGAGAGAACCCGggcagggaggggagggggaggcgtgACATGTAAGCAAGGGACACGCTGAGCTGAAGCCGCAGAGAAGCTGTCGTCCAAGGAGAGAGAGGTAGTGAGAAGAGGGTTGCGTTTGCGTTGCTGTTTCCGCCATGAAGTTCATGAAGCTTGGCTCCAAGCCGGACGCCTTCCAGACCGACGGCAGCGACTCCAGGTGAGCCCGCCGGCCCGGCCGTTCTCCTCTCTTCCACCTGCGCCATTGCAAAGTCCTTGTCTGCCGGCGTGATCGAAGGGAAACGCGTGTTCTTGGCCCAGCTCCTCTCCTGCTATCCTGTCTTTCAGAGATGGCTTGCAAGCAGAGGAAACATCATGCCTTTATTATCTCGCTTTCCTGTTTCGTTAGGAACCAGAGCAATGCAATGTCAGTTGGTTTGGCGCAGTAGCAGGCTTTGTTCTCGATTTTCTAGGCCTCACTCAGATGTGTTCGCGGTCGATCCCTTGGTCTCACCTCTCTTATCTCCAGAAACAGTGCTGCTGCGTTCTCTGCAGCTAGAAAAAAAAGGCTTGCTCTGCAAGCACGAATCTTTCGGCGCGTGTCTGTGAGTTcttgattggtcgaatcgaactGTTCCGCGGTGATTATTTTTGCGATGTGGGGGCTGCTGCTGGAGTGCTCGAGTACTCGTGAGCTACGTGGTTTCCCTGCGCGGCAGTTGATTTGACCATGGCGCCCACCCTTTTGCTACCAAAAAAAGTCCCTTTTGGCTGCACAAACAAAGCGCAGCAGTTGTAGTTGGTGTGATGAGGATCATGAGGTTACATGTTTTTTACTGGTTGTGATGCGGACCACGAGATTCCAGTGTATGTTTGATTCATGTTCTTCCCCTTTGTCTTTTAAAAAAAGGGAATGTTCTTCCCCTTTGTCTCAAACCACATGGCCATGGCCCATAGCCAAGAGATCTTGGACTTATTCCTAACCTGCAAAGGCTTgtcttcatttttttctttatttttctgatAAAGTGTATCTGTATGTGAGTATTTCTTGACTTCAACACGAATATTCAGCCAGAggaagatttttttaaaaaaaatcggtTACTTGAATTACTGTATCTATTTCTCACGGAAAGCAGGAGACATTCACTTCAACTGAAAGTTTTACCTGTTGTGCTGTGCTGACTCGGAGATGTTGTTTCTGTATGTTAACCAGCTACCTGCTTTGCACGTTCTGATAAATGCCTGCAAATTGTGTTGTGTAACCTTCGTGGTCAAGGAATGACTACTGACCTAGTGACAAGAACACCAGTTTTAGCCTTCTAGACTTGCAGGAAATCCTAACTCTTCTTACTTCCCAAGGATTTTTCGACTTTTTCCCTTCTTTCATGTGCAATATTCTCTTCTTATCAGTGTCCATTAGCAATTATGTAATGCTGACCAAGTGAATATCATATTCTCATGCAGATATGTGCTGTCGGACCTTCCATCAGATATCGTCGTCCATGTCGACGATGCAAGGTTCTATCTGCACAAGGTAATCCCATACAATTTTACTAAGTTACGGACCAAAGTAGGTTACATTGTTGATTGTTGTGCCCTAAGGCACTTCCTGTACTTGAGAATTAAAACAATGAATCCGCCAATGTACAGCTATCAGCACACTAGAAGATGCTGCAATAGTAACATCTTTTGTCAGAATGCCAGTTGTAGTTTGGATCTTTGTTGCTTTCAGAATCTTTCCCACGGTTTCATTAGATCATGCTTCAATTCCATGGATACCTTCTATTCTGCTAGGTGACAGCAATGCATGTATCAtgcaaattaaaaaaattccACTTGTTGAATCTGATGAAAGATTTAATGCTACAGCAAATCGACACATGTTTACTGATCAATTATATAACCATTTTGCTGTAAGAATTTTGATGAATTACTCTCTGAAATTTTGGTCGTTTTGCTGTCTATTTGCAGTTCCCTCTTCTCTCCAAGAGTAGCTTGTTACAAAGGTTGATAATTGAGGCCAGTCAGAACGGCACTGACGAAGTTGTCATACAAGACATTCCTGGTGGAGTGAAAACCTTTGAAATCTGCGCAAAGTTCTGCTATGGCATGGTGGTGACCCTCAATGCATACAACGTTGTTGCTACAAGGTGTGCAGCAGAGTACCTTGGGATGACCGAGGATGTTGAGAAGAGCAATCTGATATTTAAGATGGAGGTGTTCCTGAATTCTGGCATCTTCAGAAGCTGGAAGGATTCAATCATAGCCCTCCAGACCACTGATGCACTGTTACCTTGGTCAGAGGAGCTAAAGTTGGTCGGAAGATGCATAGATTCCATTGCTACCAAAGCTACCGTTAACCCATCGAATGTAATGTGGTCATACACCTACAACAGGAAATCTGCATCCTCCGATGAGATAGTTGAAGCTCGCAAAAGCTCGCATTCAGTTCCCAAGGACTGGTGGGTTGAAGATCTGTGTGAACTGGATGTAGACCTATACAGGCGTGTCATGGTTGCAGTGAAGTCAAGGGGGAGGATCCCCTCTGATGTTGTTGGAGAAGCACTCAAGGCATATGCTGCTAGATGGCTTCCTGAATGTTGCGACATGCTGGTGGACGATGTCTACACTGAATCATACAAGCACCTCCTTGAAACAATTGTTTGGCTATTGCCCTCGGACAAGGGATCTTCAGGGATCCCATGTCGTTTCTTCCTGAAGCTGCTGAAAGTCACTGTCCTGATTGGAGCTGGAGAGCTCCTGAAGGAAGAACTGATGGATAGGATTGTCTTGCAGCTCCACAAGGCTTCAGTCAATGATCTTCTGATCCCTTCCAAGCCTCCAGCACAGACaatttatgatattcagctagTTCAGACACTCATCAGTAGGTACATGAGGCACGCCGGAGTAGCTGAAGATGGGATTTTTCTCAACAACCTTGACCAGGAGATGTTTGAGACGAATGTAGACAACGAGTCTCTGGTAGCACTATGCAAGCTGGTCGACAGGTACTTAGCTGAAGTCGCCTCTGATCCAAATCTGTCAGTTTCAAGCTTTGTGGATTTGGCGACTTCAATGCCTGAATCTGCTAGAACAACACACGATGGATTATACACCGCTGTTGATGTGTTTCTGAAGGTACGTCTCACAGCAAGATCGCTGATTTTGAATTATCATATTTCATCATATGACGCTCATTATGCTTTTAACGCTTTTTTTGAAAACTGAGACACCTAAAAAAATCGTTTGCTTGCGATGTTCAGCTGCATCCCGGCCTACCCAAGAcggagaagaggaagatctGCGGCCTGATGGACGTGAAGAAGCTCTCCAAGGGGGCGTGCATCCACGCGGCGCAGAACGACCGGCTCCCGCTCCGCGTGGTGGTCCAGGTCCTCTTCTTCGAGCAGCTCCGCGCCGCGGgagccgccgcctcggccgcggcggggcccaACGGCAGCGTGGCACGGTGCATGGCGcgcctggaggaggaggaggacgacgaggacggcggctGGAAGGAGGGCCGCGCGCTGCCAGAGCCCCCGACCCCCGGCGCGCTGAGGAAGCAGCTGGGGAGCCTGAAGCTGGCGGCGGCTGACcatggcgccggcgacgacggccggcgCCTGGtggcgaggagcagcagcgTGGCCAACCAGAGCAGCCGGCTGTCGCTGTCGTCGCGGTCGCGGAGGATCTTCGACAAGCTGTGGGTCGGCGGCGCGAAGCTCCCCGGGGAGGCGACCGTCGGTGGGAAGGGGTCGTCGGACACGTCCGGGAGTTCGCAGAGCCCGCGGTCGTCGGCGAAGCCGCTCGAGTCCAAGTCGTCCAGCTCTTCGTCGAGGAACCGGCGGTACTCGGTCTcgtaggccggccggccggccggcggcggagcctgtacagaggaaggaggaggagcctggTCCAAGCCCAACGCGGAGGATCATGAACTGCTGCTAACTTTCAGAGACTCTGCTTATCCGTGCTGTATGCAGCTAGAAATCCTTGTTCCGTCCAAGACGACTCCCAGTCCCCGGCCGCTCTGATCTTGGGACGACCCCTGCTCTCTGTAACAGACTTGGCAATTATGCTTGACCCGGAGATCTGGCGGCAGTCCAGTCCTTTTGGTGGCTCTGTTTGACGGCTGTCACTCGTGACATGAAGCTTAGCGATCGGACTAGGCCCTGTACTAAATTCCAAGATTAGTTAAGAGTATGAACCTTCACGACTTATCGTATCAGTACCAAAGACTCGTGGATTCAGTGGATTTCGTGTGGAATGGATTTGGGCCGTGCCGTCTGCAAGTCGCCGCACAGGATCGCAACAGGCCAGTGCCCAACCGCGCCGCACGCCCCCACCGCGGTCAGGCGGTCAACGGCTCACCGCCCGTTGCAGTGGAACGCCGGTTGATTCGCTGGCCGATGGatcggcgccggccgccgggcgtGCCCGCCTGCTGatcggcgcggggcggcgggcagcgTCCAGCCCGGTTCCGAGTCGCgtagggcgcggcggcggacggaaaGCCGGTGCCCTGGCCGCGGACGGCTCGGCGGACGCGGTGCGGTTTCTGGCTTCTGGCGCCTTTCCCCCGCGGGCCGCGGGCGCAGCATCATGATGGGCCATGCCATTACGCACCACGCACGGCCTACCAACCCACCACGGCCTGCCCTCACGGACTACGGCCCATCGAATAGAGGTCGCCACGGGGGGCAGTCCAGTGGCTCCGACGAGGCGACGACGGGACGGGCTCAGAGGTCCGTCACTCCGTCCGTTTCAGGTGCCGGTTaccggccggcggccgacggcgacgcggggGTTGGTGGCGCGGGGGTTGGTCACCCCGTGCCCCCCCACAACAATCCATCCGAGGACGCTGTGGTGACGTCTCGATCGGCGATCGCTGACGGCACCAGGCGTGGCGGTTCCAGTGACGGTCACGGCATCGTGTCTCCGAATCTCTGGAGCCGAAAACTACCGTGACCACCACCGTATAACGCACGCGTGATGATAACTCGATAAGCAATGGAGGTGGTTTAGCCTTGACGAAATGTACAAGCTGTGCTACTCTTCTTCCACGCGGTACAAAATTAGGCTGCTTTACGTCCTGCAGGGGTACATgaatgtatcatgtatgtgtacGCTAATGGTTCGCATGCAAGCAACAACCTTGAAGCCCAGAAAATAAGGAGCAACTTCTTCCACAAAAGCTCCCTTTTCACAAGCTAAGCACCTGAGCGCTGATCACAGTGGATCGATCGAGCTGGTGCTGGTTTGCCTCACACCACGTTTCTTTATTTAATTTAGGGGCAGCTTTACGGTTTACGCCACGTCAAGCTGCGCTTTGAGATGCTTAGCGGCAGCACGAAATCGTGCAGGCATGCTCAGCACATTTGAAGACATGATCAGGTACCATCTTTGCATGATGCACCGTACCGTATATCCCCGTACAACAAAAGCAGTTCAGATATGATTATACTAGTACTAGCTGGGTCCTTCTCCGAACGAACCGTGTGCCGGGCACCGTCGCACCGACATCGCCGGATCATGGAGAATCATAGCACGAGATTCATGTACACCGGTGATCATCACTATATGTAATGCAATTAAGAATCAAGGAATCGTTGTTCGAAGATGCAGCGAGTATCTAATAGACAGATGACGCGTTCTATCATGTCactttgcttcttttttttttttccttttcctgagCAACATGGCACTTTGCTTTGCCGGTAAGTCTTTGCGAAAAGCAAGCCAGAAAACATCCTTCTTGTGAGTGTACCTAAAACATGTGCGATGTCGATTGGCAGGCAGGTGCCCGTCGTCGCTGCGTCTCCGGAGTAGTGAAGTGCAGACTGTGCTAAGACTAGACCTTACCGTGTCAATGCCATGACGAACGCGCACCGGAAACAGGCGAACCCAGGGGGAGAGATCCCCTACCACTGCTAGTCCGCTACCACCACGCCACCAACTCCAGCCAGGCTCTCGGCGGAAACAACCCGAAGTGTCACCTATAAATACCTCACCAAACACACAGATAGAGAGAGGCAGccgagggagagagggagaaagatAGCCTAGCTAACCCCTTGGAGGGTTGTTTAATTTCACCTGCCAGTAACAGCAACGCAGTAGCCGGCTGGCCGCGGGCGAGGGCGCGTGATCGACATGACGCccgtcgacggcggcgacgcggcggcggcagaggaggaggtggtgccggcggcgccgcccgggtGCGGGCAGACGGTGTGCGtgaccggcgccggcgggtacaTCGGGTCGTGGATCGTCAAGCTCCTGCTCGAGCGGGGATACGCCGTCAGGGGCACCGTGCGCAACCCTGGTACGCATCGGACGGACGTTCTCCTCCATCATCGACGACGCAGTGATAACCTCCGGTGTttgatttattttattttgttgccATTATTGATGAGCTGGtatattttgtttctttccCTCCATGGTGAGACAGATGACGCGAAGAACGCGCACCTGAGGGCGCTCCCCGGCGCGGCGGAGCGGCTGGAGCTGTGCCGGGCCGACCTGCTCGACTACGACGCCATAAGGGCGGCCGTCGCCGGCTGCCACGGCGTCTTCCACACCGCGTCGCCGGTGACCGACGACCCGGTACGTGCCACGTAGACATGATTTGTGAAACGGAAAGCTGTATCGATCCGTTGTAGTCGTCCGCAACGTGTCGCGTATCCCGGCCCGTAGGGACGGTTACTAGCTGGTAATTAAACACGGAATCCGCCGAAGGAGGCAAGAGATTATGTACGAGATCACGAAATCCTCAAAATTTAATTTCAAGATTTGTGCACTTAGGCCCACTCCTCAGTGACCTGTAGATCGATAGCTGTTCCGTGCTCATCCAAATCCAAAGTTGCAtggcgtgcatgcatgcatgcagcccCACATGATGATAAGGTGGTCCCCACGCGCAGGAGCAAATGGTGGAGCCGGCGGTGCGGGGCACGCGCCACGTCAtcgacgccgcggcggaggccggcggcacgGTCCGCCGCGTGGTGCTGACGTCGTCGATCGGCGCGTCGCCATGGACCCGAACCGCGCGGCGGACGCCGTCGTGGACGAGTCGTGCTGGAGCGACCTCGACTTCTGCAAGGCCACCAGGAACTGGTACTGCtacgggaaggcggcggcggagaaggcggcgtgggaggcggcggcggcgcgcggggtggACCTGGTGGTGGTGAACCCGGTGCTGGTGCAGGGCCCGGCGCTGCAGCCGGCGGTGAACGCCAGCCTCATGCACGTGCTCAAGTACCTCGACGGGTCGGTGAGCACGTACGCCAACGCCGTGCAGGCGTACGTCCACGtccgcgacgccgccgacgcgcaCGTCCGCGTCTTCGaggcgcccggcgccgccggccggtacCTCTGCGCCGACGCCGTGCTCCACCGCGAGGACGTCGTCAGGACCCTCCGCAAGTTCTTCCCCGAGTACCCCGTCCCGGAAAGGTCAGTGACGCACCTGAGATAGCTAGCTGCTTTCAAGTTAATTTCATTCAAGAGGTGAATAATTAATGCATGCGTGTCGCTGTCTGTCGCTTTAGAATTCAAATGGCAAAGTGGAAAGATAAAAACGTGTCAAGTTGTCAATAGATAGTGCTCACGTGCGAGTTTTGTTTGAATTTTATGGGCTGCGGATTTGGATAGCAAGTGCAGGTGCGTCACTTTGTCAAGGATGAAAGTGCTGGTTCCTGGCGGTAGAGTTACGTAGGACATACTTCAAAAAACGATGGTGAAATATTTGGCCGAGTCTTTCTTTTGGTGTATTGGAGTCCAATGGCTGGGCACTTCTTGGCTACATATTTGACACTTATTGTAGACGCTTTTGCCATTATTTTTCGCCTTTTTCGTCGATCAACGATGAGGATCAATCAATCAGGGATTGTAAATTCCTTTTGCTGTAAAACATCTGACTTTTGCTTGACACACGAAACTGCAGGACCTTTTTGGTTTTTCAAACTTTATGCAGCTAGCTAAACAGTACTTTAAAATTAGGGAATGATTCATGTATACAATCCGTTTGTACAAGCACGTTTTTTTAACCAAGTAATCAAATGCCTTTAGTTTATTAATGAACCAACAACGAGATGGTCATTTAAGCTGACGTGGTTGTACATATAGCAGCAACCCTTAAAATTGCGCAAAAAATACGCTTGAATTCATTTTTCCTTGAAATATAATGAATCATGCACAATCTATAAAATGGGAAACATGAGTAAAAAATATTTCAGGATTAAGAATTCAAGATCTTCAATTATGCTCTAGTCAAATATAtgctcacacacacacacacacacacacacacacacacacacacacattttcTGAATGAATCTTCAGAAGAATGAATTATACCGATCTCCTGCACCTGCTTGACAGATGTTGCTAACATCTCATCTACCAACCGAAGAGCTAAGCTGGTAGAAGTGTATTACTTACTAGCTGTTCTTCGATTGCATTGCGTTGCAGGTGCTCTGACGAGGTGAACCCAAGGAAGAAGCCGTACAAGATATCGAACCAGCGGCTGAGGGATCTGGGCCTGGAGTTCACGCCGACGGCGCAGGCCCTGTACGAGACCGTCATATGCTTCCAGGAGAAGGGCATCCTGCCAGtccctgctgctgcccctgcccCGTCGTCATCCCCGCAGCCCTGATCTACACAATCCAGCAAGGCTGGCCCTGCAGAAACAATTAGCATATGGCATGCAAACTATTTTTCAGTTCGTCGATCGGTTTGGTTAAAAAAAGAATTATGTACCATTGTGGGCTCAAGTGATCAGAGCGTTAAGATTCGACAGTAATTAGCAATTGGGTTTCTATGTCTGTAGCTAGGTTTGGTCTCCAAATAAGCAAATGAAAGGAGATGGCATGTAGTATGATACTACTATATTTGTTTGAGTACAACCGTTTGCCAAA
It includes:
- the LOC101780668 gene encoding BTB/POZ domain-containing protein NPY1 encodes the protein MKFMKLGSKPDAFQTDGSDSRYVLSDLPSDIVVHVDDARFYLHKFPLLSKSSLLQRLIIEASQNGTDEVVIQDIPGGVKTFEICAKFCYGMVVTLNAYNVVATRCAAEYLGMTEDVEKSNLIFKMEVFLNSGIFRSWKDSIIALQTTDALLPWSEELKLVGRCIDSIATKATVNPSNVMWSYTYNRKSASSDEIVEARKSSHSVPKDWWVEDLCELDVDLYRRVMVAVKSRGRIPSDVVGEALKAYAARWLPECCDMLVDDVYTESYKHLLETIVWLLPSDKGSSGIPCRFFLKLLKVTVLIGAGELLKEELMDRIVLQLHKASVNDLLIPSKPPAQTIYDIQLVQTLISRYMRHAGVAEDGIFLNNLDQEMFETNVDNESLVALCKLVDRYLAEVASDPNLSVSSFVDLATSMPESARTTHDGLYTAVDVFLKLHPGLPKTEKRKICGLMDVKKLSKGACIHAAQNDRLPLRVVVQVLFFEQLRAAGAAASAAAGPNGSVARCMARLEEEEDDEDGGWKEGRALPEPPTPGALRKQLGSLKLAAADHGAGDDGRRLVARSSSVANQSSRLSLSSRSRRIFDKLWVGGAKLPGEATVGGKGSSDTSGSSQSPRSSAKPLESKSSSSSSRNRRYSVS